From one Eucalyptus grandis isolate ANBG69807.140 chromosome 9, ASM1654582v1, whole genome shotgun sequence genomic stretch:
- the LOC104419774 gene encoding E3 ubiquitin-protein ligase RNF185, whose amino-acid sequence MESGAGEWASKPAQSAASSDNGSNDAGDFECNICLELAQDPVLTLCGHLYCWPCLYRWLTHHSHCHECPVCKALIQEEKLVPLYGRGKTQTDPRSKSYPGIDIPNRPSGQRPETAPPPDANQFANYGFGFMGGFMPMAYARFGNFTLSTAFGGLIPALFNVQFHGFQDATVYGTTSGYPYGFNTFHGGHAHGFPQTAVRGQQADTVLKNLLLLIGIFVVLALLCW is encoded by the coding sequence ATGGAAAGCGGGGCTGGAGAATGGGCGAGTAAGCCGGCCCAGAGCGCAGCTTCCTCCGACAATGGCAGCAATGATGCGGGCGATTTTGAATGCAACATTTGCCTCGAGTTAGCTCAAGACCCTGTCCTGACCCTTTGCGGTCACCTCTATTGTTGGCCCTGTCTGTATAGGTGGCTAACCCATCACTCGCACTGCCATGAATGCCCGGTCTGCAAGGCCCTTATACAAGAGGAGAAATTAGTCCCTCTTTATGGAAGGGGGAAGACCCAGACGGACCCGAGATCCAAATCTTACCCAGGAATTGATATCCCCAATCGCCCGTCAGGACAAAGGCCTGAAACTGCTCCACCTCCAGATGCGAACCAGTTCGCGAATTATGGGTTTGGTTTCATGGGAGGGTTCATGCCGATGGCCTATGCTAGGTTCGGGAACTTCACGCTGTCTACTGCATTTGGTGGTCTAATCCCTGCTCTGTTCAATGTGCAATTCCATGGATTTCAAGATGCCACCGTGTATGGGACAACTTCGGGTTATCCATACGGCTTCAACACATTCCACGGGGGTCATGCCCATGGTTTTCCGCAGACAGCTGTGCGTGGACAGCAGGCTGATACCGTGTTGAAGAACCTTCTTCTACTCATCGGAATCTTTGTGGTTCTCGCGCTGCTTTGTTGGTGA
- the LOC104419776 gene encoding probable vacuolar amino acid transporter YPQ1 isoform X2 has product MSSIAYCAREKKPCVRWVEKYFKDCLCNARDEASFGFGMISLVCWGVAEIPQIITNFRTKSSHGVSLAFLLTWVAGDVFNLVGCLLEPATLPTQYYTALLYTASTVVLVLQSLYYDHVYSLWKGRHIKKPDPQAEEKEPLKPKATHQIGIAIPGAAAKATPVKASPRKEFFYTSARSLAGSGTPPFRTYIRVAKSGPSTVHLDSDSSSDDEAARVPSTKSVSKPKQIPRSVGYGTFLASSLTLPLQNKSFTEAHVVLSTRKLLQEGGIEHSVFGQWLGWLMAAIYMGGRIPQIWLNIKRGSVEGLNPLMFIFALVANVTYVGSILVRTVEWESIEANMPWLLDAIVCVALDLFIILQYIYYRYFRRSENSDKEGLGHYEEAGKGAGS; this is encoded by the exons atgtcgtCAATAGCGTACTGCGCGAGGGAGAAGAAGCCATGCGTGAGGTGGGTCGAGAAGTACTTCAAGGACTGCCTGTGCAACGCCAGGGACGAGGCGTCCTTCGGGTTCGGGATGATAAGCCTGGTGTGCTGGGGCGTCGCCGAGATCCCCCAGATCATCACCAACTTCCGCACCAAGTCCAGCCACGGCGTCTCCCTCGCCTTCCTCCTCACTTGGGTCGccgg GGACGTGTTCAATCTAGTTGGCTGTCTTCTTGAACCAGCAACG TTGCCGACTCAGTACTACACAGCCCTG CTTTATACCGCGAGCACTGTGGTGTTGGTGCTGCAGAGCCTGTACTATGATCATGTCTACAGTTTGTGGAAGGGCCGACACATCAAGAAACCCGACCCACAG GCTGAAGAGAAGGAACCGCTGAAACCAAAAGCGACGCATCAAATAGGAATCGCCATTCCTGGCGCTGCGGCTAAAGCAACTCCAGTGAAAGCATCTCCGAGAAAAGAATTCTTTTACAC CTCGGCTCGGTCTTTGGCCGGGAGCGGGACGCCGCCGTTCCGGACGTACATCAGGGTGGCGAAGAGCGGCCCGTCCACCGTGCATCTCGACAGCGACTCGTCTTCTGATGACGAGGCTGCTCGGGTTCCGTCCACGAAGTCGGTCAGCAAGCCTAAGCAAATCCCACGATCG GTGGGGTATGGGACATTTCTAGCGTCATCCCTCACTCTACCTCTTCAGAACAAATCTTTCACAGAAGCTCATGTTGTACTCTCCACGAGGAAATTGTTACAA GAAGGTGGAATAGAGCACAGTGTCTTTGGACAGTGGCTTGGATGGCTTATGGCTGCCATATACATGGGTGGCAGGATCCCTCAGATATGGTTAAAC ATTAAACGAGGGAGTGTCGAG GGCTTGAATCCTCTTATGTTCATCTTTGCGCTGGTCGCTAATGTTACATATGTGGGAAG CATTCTAGTGAGAACCGTTGAGTGGGAGAGTATCGAAGCTAACATGCCGTGGCTGTTGGACGCGATCGTTTGCGTGGCGCTCGACTTATTC ATCATCTTGCAGTACATATACTACAGGTACTTCAGGAGAAGCGAGAACAGCGACAAGGAAGGCCTCGGACACTACGAGGAAGCCGGCAAGGGCGCAGGATCTTGA
- the LOC104419776 gene encoding probable vacuolar amino acid transporter YPQ1 isoform X3 produces the protein MSSIAYCAREKKPCVRWVEKYFKDCLCNARDEASFGFGMISLVCWGVAEIPQIITNFRTKSSHGVSLAFLLTWVAGDVFNLVGCLLEPATLYTASTVVLVLQSLYYDHVYSLWKGRHIKKPDPQAEEKEPLKPKATHQIGIAIPGAAAKATPVKASPRKEFFYTSARSLAGSGTPPFRTYIRVAKSGPSTVHLDSDSSSDDEAARVPSTKSVSKPKQIPRSVGYGTFLASSLTLPLQNKSFTEAHVVLSTRKLLQQEGGIEHSVFGQWLGWLMAAIYMGGRIPQIWLNIKRGSVEGLNPLMFIFALVANVTYVGSILVRTVEWESIEANMPWLLDAIVCVALDLFIILQYIYYRYFRRSENSDKEGLGHYEEAGKGAGS, from the exons atgtcgtCAATAGCGTACTGCGCGAGGGAGAAGAAGCCATGCGTGAGGTGGGTCGAGAAGTACTTCAAGGACTGCCTGTGCAACGCCAGGGACGAGGCGTCCTTCGGGTTCGGGATGATAAGCCTGGTGTGCTGGGGCGTCGCCGAGATCCCCCAGATCATCACCAACTTCCGCACCAAGTCCAGCCACGGCGTCTCCCTCGCCTTCCTCCTCACTTGGGTCGccgg GGACGTGTTCAATCTAGTTGGCTGTCTTCTTGAACCAGCAACG CTTTATACCGCGAGCACTGTGGTGTTGGTGCTGCAGAGCCTGTACTATGATCATGTCTACAGTTTGTGGAAGGGCCGACACATCAAGAAACCCGACCCACAG GCTGAAGAGAAGGAACCGCTGAAACCAAAAGCGACGCATCAAATAGGAATCGCCATTCCTGGCGCTGCGGCTAAAGCAACTCCAGTGAAAGCATCTCCGAGAAAAGAATTCTTTTACAC CTCGGCTCGGTCTTTGGCCGGGAGCGGGACGCCGCCGTTCCGGACGTACATCAGGGTGGCGAAGAGCGGCCCGTCCACCGTGCATCTCGACAGCGACTCGTCTTCTGATGACGAGGCTGCTCGGGTTCCGTCCACGAAGTCGGTCAGCAAGCCTAAGCAAATCCCACGATCG GTGGGGTATGGGACATTTCTAGCGTCATCCCTCACTCTACCTCTTCAGAACAAATCTTTCACAGAAGCTCATGTTGTACTCTCCACGAGGAAATTGTTACAA CAGGAAGGTGGAATAGAGCACAGTGTCTTTGGACAGTGGCTTGGATGGCTTATGGCTGCCATATACATGGGTGGCAGGATCCCTCAGATATGGTTAAAC ATTAAACGAGGGAGTGTCGAG GGCTTGAATCCTCTTATGTTCATCTTTGCGCTGGTCGCTAATGTTACATATGTGGGAAG CATTCTAGTGAGAACCGTTGAGTGGGAGAGTATCGAAGCTAACATGCCGTGGCTGTTGGACGCGATCGTTTGCGTGGCGCTCGACTTATTC ATCATCTTGCAGTACATATACTACAGGTACTTCAGGAGAAGCGAGAACAGCGACAAGGAAGGCCTCGGACACTACGAGGAAGCCGGCAAGGGCGCAGGATCTTGA
- the LOC104419776 gene encoding probable vacuolar amino acid transporter YPQ1 isoform X1 — protein sequence MSSIAYCAREKKPCVRWVEKYFKDCLCNARDEASFGFGMISLVCWGVAEIPQIITNFRTKSSHGVSLAFLLTWVAGDVFNLVGCLLEPATLPTQYYTALLYTASTVVLVLQSLYYDHVYSLWKGRHIKKPDPQAEEKEPLKPKATHQIGIAIPGAAAKATPVKASPRKEFFYTSARSLAGSGTPPFRTYIRVAKSGPSTVHLDSDSSSDDEAARVPSTKSVSKPKQIPRSVGYGTFLASSLTLPLQNKSFTEAHVVLSTRKLLQQEGGIEHSVFGQWLGWLMAAIYMGGRIPQIWLNIKRGSVEGLNPLMFIFALVANVTYVGSILVRTVEWESIEANMPWLLDAIVCVALDLFIILQYIYYRYFRRSENSDKEGLGHYEEAGKGAGS from the exons atgtcgtCAATAGCGTACTGCGCGAGGGAGAAGAAGCCATGCGTGAGGTGGGTCGAGAAGTACTTCAAGGACTGCCTGTGCAACGCCAGGGACGAGGCGTCCTTCGGGTTCGGGATGATAAGCCTGGTGTGCTGGGGCGTCGCCGAGATCCCCCAGATCATCACCAACTTCCGCACCAAGTCCAGCCACGGCGTCTCCCTCGCCTTCCTCCTCACTTGGGTCGccgg GGACGTGTTCAATCTAGTTGGCTGTCTTCTTGAACCAGCAACG TTGCCGACTCAGTACTACACAGCCCTG CTTTATACCGCGAGCACTGTGGTGTTGGTGCTGCAGAGCCTGTACTATGATCATGTCTACAGTTTGTGGAAGGGCCGACACATCAAGAAACCCGACCCACAG GCTGAAGAGAAGGAACCGCTGAAACCAAAAGCGACGCATCAAATAGGAATCGCCATTCCTGGCGCTGCGGCTAAAGCAACTCCAGTGAAAGCATCTCCGAGAAAAGAATTCTTTTACAC CTCGGCTCGGTCTTTGGCCGGGAGCGGGACGCCGCCGTTCCGGACGTACATCAGGGTGGCGAAGAGCGGCCCGTCCACCGTGCATCTCGACAGCGACTCGTCTTCTGATGACGAGGCTGCTCGGGTTCCGTCCACGAAGTCGGTCAGCAAGCCTAAGCAAATCCCACGATCG GTGGGGTATGGGACATTTCTAGCGTCATCCCTCACTCTACCTCTTCAGAACAAATCTTTCACAGAAGCTCATGTTGTACTCTCCACGAGGAAATTGTTACAA CAGGAAGGTGGAATAGAGCACAGTGTCTTTGGACAGTGGCTTGGATGGCTTATGGCTGCCATATACATGGGTGGCAGGATCCCTCAGATATGGTTAAAC ATTAAACGAGGGAGTGTCGAG GGCTTGAATCCTCTTATGTTCATCTTTGCGCTGGTCGCTAATGTTACATATGTGGGAAG CATTCTAGTGAGAACCGTTGAGTGGGAGAGTATCGAAGCTAACATGCCGTGGCTGTTGGACGCGATCGTTTGCGTGGCGCTCGACTTATTC ATCATCTTGCAGTACATATACTACAGGTACTTCAGGAGAAGCGAGAACAGCGACAAGGAAGGCCTCGGACACTACGAGGAAGCCGGCAAGGGCGCAGGATCTTGA